TAAAGACACTCTATCATACGATCGTGGTTGTTGACGATAAAGCTGGACCTGTCCATTTCTCCTGAATGGACATACCGTCTCGATCGCTCCAACCGTCGTACCTTGATCAATCCACAAACATGGCAAATTGCCGTTGCATTAGTTGAGTAGGCTGTTTCAAAGTTCAGCCTAGGCCCCAACTCAATGATCCCGACCTCAGCCGCGTTCAGAAATGACTGACGTCCAAATTCTTGCGGTGCAAAGGTCTCGGCAAGAAGCCACTCAAACTTTATCAACTCCTTCCTTTTTAGCGGACTCGATACTTCGACGTAAAAACAGTATTCTCCGTCGAAGTCGTGCGACAACCGATAGAACCTCTCAATCACTGTCATTACTTCTCTCCTTTCATCTTTTTCAATTCAAAAATTTTCCTAATTAAAATAAAAGGTACATCTGTACCTCCATTTAAAATATACAATAGATTTCTTATAAGTCAATCAGAAAAACAGCCCTTTCGGGCTTATGTTTATTTCTTTCTGTTAAATATTTTTCTGTATATTTTCACAAAATCTATATTATCTGCAATTAACTCCCCTATTATTGCAAATGGAATTGCTATTAAAACTATAATTCCAACTATTCTTAATGTTATTGGCTCACCAGTTGTTACTTTTATGGCAATTAAATCCTCTGCTATTCCAATTACAATACCAAAAATTAAAAACTCAAATATCACTTCTAGCTTTCTTGAATCCATTTAATTATTTTTTATTTAAATTATAAGCCTCTTTAACGTATGAAAGAAGTTCTTTATCTATTTCTTTTTTGTTATAAATCTCAAAATAATAAAGAAATCTTCCTGGTGACATTTGTATCATTTTCCAAATTTTTTTGCTTTTAATCTTACGATCCACCCGAAAATCAATTCTTATTTTATCTTTTAAGGCCCAAACTGCGCCAAAGGTATAGTTACTAACCAAATGAATACAGCAGGGCAAAGATTCTATTTTTAGTGGTCCCACGTTCTTTTGAATTTCTTTTTTAAAATATTCAAACAATTCTTTCGCAAGTTCCTTATTTTTAAAATGGTTTTTAATCGGATATACAACACAAGAATGCGCTTGATTTTTTTTCTTAAACTCTCTTTTGCATTTTTTACACTTCCAAAGTTTTTGTTCCATATTCTCTTATTTATTTAAAATTTTAATAACTTTATTTTTTGAAGTAAACCCGGAAATAATTTTTAAATTTGAGACAGGAATGTTTAAGTTTTTTGCTAAAACATTTAATATTGCCTTATTTGCTTTTCCTTTATCGGGCGGTTCTTTAGTCCAAACTATAAAGTGATTTTTATCTATTTTTTCAACTTTTTCTTCTTTTGCTTTTATTTTTACTTTTATAAAAATTTTCATTTTTTATATAGAATAACCAAAGTTTTTTGGCATAAAAAGCTCCTCGTATTGTTTGTTAAAAAAGTTGTCTGTCATGCCAGATATAAAGTCCACAACTTTTCTTTTGTCGTTTGTCTTTTTTAAGTATTCTCTACTTCTACTGTTTAAAAAGTATTCATAAATCGGTGAGGAATAATTTTTATTTTTGACATCTTCACAATACTTCTTAAATAAATCCCAAAACATATTCTTAATTTTTTGCGTTTCAGTTTTAATTTTGGAGTTAAAATAAATTTTTTCAAAGTTAAATTTTCTTAAATAATTTAAGTTTTTAAAAATATCCTTACTAAACGCAATATATTCTTTGCCGTAACTATTTTTTATAAGATCCTCAACTAAACTATTTATTATTTTGTCATTTGAATCTCCTAATCTTTTTTTTGCCTCAATCGGCATTTCTTCTCTTTTTATCAATTTAAGTCTTACCGCGTCTTCAAAGTCTCTTCCAATATAGGCAATAATATCTGAAATCCTAACAACGCATCCTTCAAGAGTCATTGGAAAGATTCTTTTGCTGTAATTCTTTTTTAATAAGCAGTTTTTATATTCTTCGTCAAATTTTTTCCAGGTTTTTTTTCTATTCGGGAAATATTTCTCATTAATCATCTCACCATTGTGGCATAAAATACCATCTAAAACTTGTAAAGATAAATTCAATCCTTTGCCATGCTGACCTATGTCTTCCAACAATCTTACGCTTTGGGCATTATGACGAAAAAATCCTATCTTATTTTTTTGGCATATTTCGTCCAACGCCTCTTCGCCCTCATGTCCAAAAGGCGCATGTCCCAAATCATGGCCCAGAGAAATTGCTTCAATTAAGTCTTCATTTAATTTAAGACACCTTCCAATTACCCTGCCAATTTTTGAAACAAACTGAACATGTAAAACTCTGTGCGTTAAATGATCGTTGTTAAATAAATAAAAAACCTGTGTTTTGTCTATATAACGGGTATATGCAAGAGAATGTATTATTTTATCTGTATCGTGAAAAAATATTGACCTTAAATTTTTTTTATCGGGTAATTTTTCTCTTTTTGGATATCTTCTCACCCCATCATCGCTCCTGCAAGCATAGGGAAAAAATTTCTCTTTTTCTATTTTTGAATTATTTAAAATTATCTCTGAAAATATTTTATCTTCTTTTTTCATGGATTTTATTTTAAATTCTCCCACAAAAGGATACCTCTTTCAAGATTAAGATACATTTAGATCAAGTAAAAAATAAAAAAACAATGAAAGAAATAACATTCATTGTTATTGTTAAAAATAAAATCTTTCTTTTGTTTTGGCAGGGCAAAGCATATCTCAAAAGAAAGTTCTCGATTAATATGACTATGATTTCTAAAACTATCAAAAAAGTCCAAAAAATATTTGTCTTCCTGAAGATTAAAAAATAATAATTTAAAACGAAAAGAACATAATTTAAAAAAGGATGGGTTACGAGATTGACTAAAATTATATTTGTTATTTCTATTTTTCTCCGAAAACCAAAAATCAACCCAATTATTATTTCCAAAAATAAAGTCAGAAATAGGGCTAAAAAATAATTAAGAGTGAACATTTCTTTTCTTTAAAAAGACTATCCCTCCTAAAGAAAAAATAATTATGGTTCCAGCCAAAATTCCCGTTTTAAAAAAATTGCTTGTTCTCCTAGAACCATCATTTGAGCCAGCTATTTTACAATATCTTGCTTCTCCCGCAGTTGCCGAGCCACTGTTTTCTAAAAAACGATAGTTAGAATTATCTTCATATTCTTTGCATTCGTTAGATTCAGAATCAATATTATTATAATGACAAGTAACCATTGTTTCGTCGGGATTGCAGCTTTCGCTTGGATAATCGGGATTTGGAATATCAGCATAAACGAATTGAAAACAAAAAAACATAACTAGCACTAAAATAAAAATTCTAATTTTGTTTATATTATTCATATGGGTCGACTAAAATTTCTGAAGTATTGTCCGGATTGCGATACCCGCCGACCGTTGGATCGTAATTTGAAAGAGGCAAAGTATATGAATTGCCTGTTGAGGGAGAAATTAAATCTGATTCATGACCCATAATGGCATCGCTAAACTCATGAGATGTTTTATCTTGAACACCATTTCTATATTCCCAAGATTCCATTAAAGGACTGGAATCATTTGCTAAATCGCTTGCTGAAGGTAATCTTACCTTATCTACTCCACCGGCTTTTTGAGGATTAGTTATCATAATGCTCTTTGCCACTCTTTCAAGAAGAGGTGCCCAACTTGACCACTTATTTTGAGTTGTCTGAAAGGCGGTAAGTAAAGCAATATACTGTCCATATCCGTTCATAACTCCAGCACTTGCCTTTATTTTTAGACGAGCACCAGCGCTATTTTTGCAGGTAAAAGTCTTTGTTTTCATAAGCCATGTCAGCCCCGTTGTTGGATCCTTAATTACTTCTTCTTTTGATTCATTTGTATATTTGACGTTTTGAAGTCCAACTTGTTCTATCATAAACGCAATAAATGCATCGGGGTTACTTTTGCCATGCCAACCAACAGCAACAGCAGATGACGCTCCAGTATTTTTATCGTCTTTATCTATAATATCAATTCCGCTTTCGTTGTCAGTTACCAACCAACCCTTTGGAACTTTTGCAGAGAAAACTTCTCCTTTGTATGCCACTAAAGTAATATTTGAGTTTACATATTCTTTATTCTCAACTTCTTTTTTGGGCTGTGCTGTCGGCTCTATGGTTATTAATTCTTCTTTTTCTTTCTTTGTACCTATTTTATAAAGATAGATTAAACCAG
This region of Candidatus Paceibacterota bacterium genomic DNA includes:
- a CDS encoding DUF167 domain-containing protein, whose amino-acid sequence is MKIFIKVKIKAKEEKVEKIDKNHFIVWTKEPPDKGKANKAILNVLAKNLNIPVSNLKIISGFTSKNKVIKILNK
- a CDS encoding DUF5655 domain-containing protein; its protein translation is MEQKLWKCKKCKREFKKKNQAHSCVVYPIKNHFKNKELAKELFEYFKKEIQKNVGPLKIESLPCCIHLVSNYTFGAVWALKDKIRIDFRVDRKIKSKKIWKMIQMSPGRFLYYFEIYNKKEIDKELLSYVKEAYNLNKK
- a CDS encoding HD domain-containing protein; the encoded protein is MKKEDKIFSEIILNNSKIEKEKFFPYACRSDDGVRRYPKREKLPDKKNLRSIFFHDTDKIIHSLAYTRYIDKTQVFYLFNNDHLTHRVLHVQFVSKIGRVIGRCLKLNEDLIEAISLGHDLGHAPFGHEGEEALDEICQKNKIGFFRHNAQSVRLLEDIGQHGKGLNLSLQVLDGILCHNGEMINEKYFPNRKKTWKKFDEEYKNCLLKKNYSKRIFPMTLEGCVVRISDIIAYIGRDFEDAVRLKLIKREEMPIEAKKRLGDSNDKIINSLVEDLIKNSYGKEYIAFSKDIFKNLNYLRKFNFEKIYFNSKIKTETQKIKNMFWDLFKKYCEDVKNKNYSSPIYEYFLNSRSREYLKKTNDKRKVVDFISGMTDNFFNKQYEELFMPKNFGYSI